Proteins co-encoded in one Nostoc sp. C052 genomic window:
- a CDS encoding helix-turn-helix transcriptional regulator — protein sequence MSIDVQIERVIRVDAPGIGARIKEARERDPRSVEELAKAADMTRANWYRIEREENDVLPEPTLRKIEEVLGVDFGVRFDD from the coding sequence ATGTCTATAGATGTGCAAATAGAACGGGTTATACGGGTTGATGCCCCTGGCATCGGAGCAAGAATTAAAGAAGCCAGAGAGCGAGATCCACGATCGGTAGAAGAATTGGCAAAAGCGGCCGATATGACTCGTGCTAATTGGTATCGGATTGAACGTGAAGAAAATGATGTTTTACCAGAACCAACCCTTCGCAAAATTGAAGAAGTTTTAGGCGTGGATTTTGGAGTGCGTTTTGATGATTAA
- a CDS encoding GNAT family N-acetyltransferase, which yields MVHKSMEIRFLNTQDVVVYRELRLQALRDSPTAFASSYEEESRFSLADFAARLRPHDNSANGIFGAFSDTDKLIGMLGFSRENRLKRVHIGSLWSMYVLPENRGRGVGAALLDEALSHARRLNGLRQIVLTVTTNNLPAASLYSSRGFERFGLERNALFIDGRYFDEEHLALHFNHDA from the coding sequence ATGGTGCATAAATCTATGGAAATCAGATTTTTAAACACCCAAGATGTCGTCGTTTACCGCGAACTACGTTTGCAAGCATTGAGAGACTCGCCCACAGCATTTGCTTCCAGTTATGAGGAGGAATCCCGTTTTTCTTTGGCCGACTTTGCTGCCAGACTTCGCCCTCACGATAATTCTGCTAACGGGATTTTCGGTGCTTTTAGCGACACGGACAAACTTATTGGTATGCTCGGCTTCTCACGCGAGAACCGTTTGAAGCGTGTTCACATTGGTTCTCTCTGGAGTATGTATGTTTTACCTGAGAATCGAGGGCGAGGTGTTGGAGCCGCGCTTCTTGATGAGGCATTATCCCATGCTCGACGGCTTAATGGTCTGCGACAGATCGTTCTCACGGTCACTACAAACAATTTACCAGCCGCCTCTCTTTATAGCTCACGGGGTTTTGAGCGTTTCGGTTTAGAGCGTAATGCTTTATTTATTGATGGTAGATATTTTGATGAGGAGCATCTGGCATTACACTTCAACCATGATGCCTAA
- a CDS encoding adenylate kinase, which translates to MKKVAVFGNAGGGKSTLSKRLSQITDLPLHILDKIKYQSGGTEVPHEDYKRVHQQILATDRWIIDGFGCMETLWLRLNEADTLVYVDLPLYVHGWLVTKRFITGYFKPPSGWPDNSPILRSSLNSYRVLWLCHKYLTPKYREYIEQAQSMKNVYHIRSTKEISQFFELIKCQTNLKDGA; encoded by the coding sequence ATGAAAAAAGTAGCGGTGTTTGGCAATGCTGGAGGCGGTAAATCAACTCTAAGCAAAAGATTATCCCAAATTACTGATTTACCACTTCACATCTTGGACAAGATTAAATATCAATCAGGGGGAACTGAGGTTCCACATGAAGATTATAAGCGCGTCCATCAGCAAATTTTAGCTACTGACCGATGGATTATTGACGGGTTTGGCTGCATGGAAACTCTCTGGCTAAGACTGAACGAGGCAGATACTCTGGTTTATGTCGATCTACCTCTATATGTGCATGGATGGCTGGTAACTAAACGATTTATTACAGGTTACTTTAAACCGCCATCAGGCTGGCCTGACAATAGTCCAATATTGAGGAGTTCGCTTAATAGCTACCGCGTACTTTGGCTATGTCACAAATATTTGACACCAAAATATCGTGAGTATATCGAGCAGGCTCAAAGCATGAAAAATGTTTATCATATTCGCTCGACTAAAGAAATTTCGCAATTCTTTGAATTAATTAAGTGCCAGACTAATTTAAAAGATGGTGCATAA
- a CDS encoding ATP-binding protein: MNIIEKAHEQFSLLDKIPLGAFVLQSDYIVLFWNCCLEEWTKISRSKILGNSILEYFPHLNQPRYSSRLEQIFQGGPPAIFSSQLHKYVIPIPLSQNKYRIQQTTVTAVPAMDGNRFYALFSIEDFTDLTFRVQEYKNLRDQALAVAEERQKAQEAAEVANRIKDEFLAIVSHELRSPLNPILGWAKLLKNRSLNEATTVRALETIERNALLQAQLIEDLLDISRILRGKLALNLETVDLAFIIEAALETVHLAAEAKSIQINLDLDIKIGQVKGDGSRLQQVVWNLLSNAIKFTPAGGKVEVYLEQIDSQIQLRIIDTGKGINPDFLPHVFEYFRQADSSTSRSYGGLGLGLAIVRQLVELHGGRVWAQSPGEGQGATFTVCLPMLQQSLEFKIEDQNISDDSYPFCMLHAPLEGVRLLIVDDDADTREFLAFLLEENGAIVMSAASANEALALIAQSKPDLLLSDLGMPEVDGYALIKKLRAMPANQGGQIPAIALTAYAAETTQKQVLTAGFQLHITKPADPSKLVAAIAALVED, translated from the coding sequence ATGAATATTATAGAAAAAGCTCATGAACAATTTAGCCTTTTAGATAAAATTCCTTTAGGAGCTTTCGTTCTACAGTCCGATTACATTGTTTTATTCTGGAACTGCTGCTTGGAGGAATGGACAAAAATTTCCCGAAGTAAAATTTTAGGAAATTCAATTCTTGAATATTTTCCTCATTTAAATCAGCCTCGTTATAGTAGTCGCTTAGAGCAAATTTTTCAAGGCGGCCCTCCTGCAATCTTTTCTTCTCAATTGCATAAATATGTTATTCCTATACCGCTATCTCAAAATAAATATCGTATTCAGCAGACAACTGTAACTGCTGTGCCTGCAATGGACGGAAATAGGTTTTATGCCCTTTTCTCAATTGAGGATTTCACAGATTTAACTTTTCGAGTTCAGGAATATAAAAACTTACGAGATCAAGCACTAGCAGTAGCGGAAGAACGCCAGAAAGCCCAAGAAGCTGCTGAAGTAGCAAACCGCATCAAAGATGAATTTTTGGCAATTGTTTCTCATGAACTTCGTTCCCCTCTTAATCCAATTTTGGGTTGGGCAAAGCTACTGAAAAACCGCTCATTAAACGAAGCTACTACTGTGCGTGCCCTTGAGACAATCGAACGCAATGCTTTACTCCAGGCTCAGTTGATTGAAGACCTGTTGGATATCTCCCGCATTCTTCGAGGCAAGCTAGCACTTAATTTAGAAACTGTTGATCTTGCTTTTATTATTGAAGCTGCCTTAGAGACAGTGCATTTGGCAGCAGAAGCAAAGTCTATTCAAATTAATCTTGATCTAGATATAAAAATTGGACAAGTTAAAGGTGATGGTAGTCGTCTTCAACAAGTTGTTTGGAATTTACTCTCTAACGCCATTAAATTCACACCAGCCGGTGGAAAAGTCGAAGTCTACTTAGAACAGATTGATTCTCAGATACAACTCAGAATCATTGATACGGGTAAAGGTATTAATCCTGATTTTCTGCCACACGTATTCGAGTATTTCCGTCAGGCAGATAGTAGTACAAGCCGAAGTTATGGCGGATTAGGACTTGGTTTGGCGATTGTGCGCCAACTTGTCGAGTTGCATGGTGGTAGAGTTTGGGCACAAAGCCCTGGTGAGGGACAAGGCGCGACATTTACAGTTTGCCTACCAATGCTTCAACAGAGTCTAGAATTCAAAATTGAAGATCAGAATATCTCTGACGATTCCTATCCATTCTGTATGCTCCATGCTCCACTAGAAGGGGTACGCTTATTAATTGTGGATGATGATGCTGATACCCGTGAGTTTCTTGCCTTCCTATTGGAAGAAAACGGAGCAATCGTGATGAGCGCAGCATCCGCCAACGAAGCACTCGCTCTAATTGCACAGTCAAAACCAGACCTACTGTTGAGCGATTTGGGTATGCCAGAAGTTGATGGCTACGCTTTAATCAAAAAATTACGAGCAATGCCTGCTAATCAAGGTGGACAGATTCCCGCTATCGCTCTAACTGCTTACGCCGCAGAAACTACACAAAAACAGGTTTTAACCGCTGGATTTCAACTTCATATCACTAAACCAGCCGACCCCTCAAAATTAGTAGCTGCAATTGCAGCACTTGTTGAGGACTAA
- a CDS encoding chemotaxis protein CheX, with protein MNITAEQLDALQELINIGIGRSASLLNEMVDSHIGLKIPFVKVLTAAEAYQELATRFHDDSLASVRLGFTGSFSGAAGLIFPTDSASSLVAVLTGEEPGSADLDAVKIGTLSEIGNIVINGVMGSLSNVLKQHVNYTLPVYLEDTIENLLLSTYESDSKILLAQARFIIEQLEIIGDIILIFHVGTFDALIKAINDEIAIM; from the coding sequence ATGAATATAACAGCAGAACAACTGGATGCACTTCAAGAGTTGATTAATATTGGAATTGGTCGATCCGCAAGTCTACTGAATGAGATGGTAGACTCTCACATTGGTCTCAAAATTCCATTTGTGAAAGTATTAACTGCTGCTGAAGCCTATCAGGAATTAGCAACACGATTCCATGATGACAGCTTGGCATCTGTAAGACTAGGCTTTACAGGTTCTTTTTCTGGTGCTGCTGGCTTGATTTTTCCTACTGACAGTGCATCATCACTAGTTGCAGTGCTTACAGGTGAAGAGCCAGGTTCTGCTGATCTAGATGCGGTGAAAATTGGCACTCTGAGCGAAATTGGTAACATTGTCATCAATGGGGTGATGGGTTCGCTTAGTAATGTGCTAAAGCAGCATGTGAATTATACATTACCTGTTTACTTAGAAGATACAATTGAAAACTTATTATTATCTACTTATGAAAGCGATTCCAAAATCTTGCTAGCACAAGCTCGATTCATAATTGAACAGCTAGAAATTATTGGGGATATTATTTTAATCTTTCACGTAGGTACATTTGATGCGCTTATCAAGGCAATTAATGATGAAATTGCAATCATGTAA
- a CDS encoding response regulator — protein MTLVLIIDDAAFSRRMIRKYLQVDGYEIIEATNGREGLELVHQRKPNCVLADLLMPDMNGFEFLQALQDEELKIPTIIISADIQEGARNQSYSLGAINFINKPPKENELRKAVQQVLNTKE, from the coding sequence ATGACATTGGTTTTGATTATTGATGATGCAGCCTTTTCTCGCAGAATGATCCGAAAGTATTTGCAAGTTGATGGTTACGAAATTATAGAAGCAACTAATGGGCGTGAAGGATTAGAATTAGTTCACCAGCGCAAACCAAATTGTGTGTTAGCGGATTTACTCATGCCAGACATGAATGGGTTTGAATTTCTGCAAGCTTTACAAGATGAAGAATTAAAAATTCCCACAATTATCATCTCAGCCGATATCCAAGAAGGGGCACGCAATCAAAGTTATAGTCTTGGGGCTATTAACTTTATTAATAAGCCACCAAAAGAAAATGAATTGCGAAAGGCAGTCCAGCAAGTTCTTAATACTAAGGAATAA
- a CDS encoding chemotaxis protein CheA: MELTEINDDIEAFLIESYENLNQIEQDIICLDKVSEQGEAVVRIYRSLHTIKGNCGFLPFPKLESLAHAGENLLSSLRDRQLAITPTIINTLLQILDGIRQILSQIEATRHEGDRDYSALITTLTQLQFTEQPTIASAANLQGSQTNIDTTYFPHEFPEILTLRASESSQIRVNVNLLDQVMNLVGELVLTRNQVIGFSNKFKDSSFTATCQHLSLLTSQLQEEIVKTRLQSISTIWQKFPRVTRDLAIASGKQVKVDMEGIDTELDKSIIEAIKDPLTHLVRNCIDHGIELPAERTACGKSSVGRLFLRAFHESGKVNIEIGDDGRGLDLEKLKRRGQQLGLVSAVEAASMSESEAINLIFLPGFSSSEQVTNLSGRGVGMDIVKSNIDKINGTIEIHSQKGQGTTFKIKIPLTLAIIPALIVTSGSDRYAIPQASIQELVRLEAQAVNQIEMFYDVPVYRLRDTLVPLVYLNQVLQIPNSVSKLEMFSLVIVQVDNYQFGLVVDTIEDIQDIMVKPLGKQLKAQSLFAGATILGDGTVTLIIDVVVLANRSGVTAKQKQQLLIENAIKDQDQIIARQTILLFEGPEGARMGIPLTIAFRLEEILCSAVEKAGNQDVVQSYGKILPLIDLNKVFFRSYENDLHERTKATVAETLQIVIVSPSSELSVGLVVERILDIVEEPLTITGVSSRPGVLLCAVFQGQITEILDIEAVIRIANPHLLQLITNG, from the coding sequence ATGGAGCTAACTGAAATTAACGATGATATAGAAGCATTCCTAATTGAGAGCTATGAAAATCTGAATCAAATTGAACAAGATATTATTTGTCTCGATAAAGTATCAGAACAAGGAGAAGCTGTAGTTCGCATTTATCGATCACTCCACACAATTAAAGGAAACTGCGGCTTTTTACCGTTTCCCAAATTGGAATCACTTGCTCATGCTGGAGAAAATTTGCTCTCGTCTTTACGCGATCGCCAGCTAGCAATTACCCCCACGATCATCAATACTTTACTGCAAATACTTGACGGCATTCGGCAGATTCTGTCCCAAATTGAAGCAACCAGACATGAGGGCGATCGCGATTATTCAGCACTGATTACGACTTTAACTCAATTGCAGTTCACTGAGCAGCCGACCATCGCATCTGCTGCTAATCTGCAAGGGTCGCAGACCAATATTGATACTACGTATTTCCCTCACGAATTCCCTGAAATCTTAACCTTGAGAGCATCAGAATCTTCTCAGATCCGAGTTAATGTTAACCTGCTAGATCAGGTAATGAACCTAGTGGGTGAACTCGTTTTAACCCGTAATCAGGTGATTGGATTTAGTAACAAGTTTAAGGATAGTAGCTTTACTGCTACTTGCCAACACCTTAGTCTTCTGACATCCCAGTTGCAGGAAGAGATCGTGAAAACTCGGCTGCAATCAATTAGTACCATTTGGCAAAAGTTTCCTCGCGTAACGCGCGATTTGGCGATCGCTTCCGGTAAACAAGTTAAGGTTGACATGGAGGGAATAGATACTGAACTGGATAAAAGCATTATTGAAGCGATTAAAGACCCCTTGACTCACTTAGTACGCAACTGTATAGATCATGGCATTGAGTTACCAGCAGAGCGGACTGCTTGTGGAAAGTCATCTGTCGGGCGGTTATTTTTAAGAGCTTTTCATGAAAGTGGCAAAGTCAATATTGAAATTGGCGATGATGGTCGTGGTCTGGATTTAGAAAAACTCAAAAGGCGAGGGCAGCAACTTGGTTTAGTGAGTGCCGTAGAAGCCGCATCTATGAGTGAGTCGGAAGCGATAAACTTAATTTTCTTACCCGGCTTCTCTTCTTCAGAACAGGTGACAAACCTTTCTGGACGTGGAGTTGGGATGGATATTGTCAAGAGTAATATTGATAAAATTAATGGCACGATTGAAATTCATAGCCAGAAAGGACAAGGAACGACATTCAAAATTAAGATTCCCCTGACCTTGGCGATTATTCCCGCATTAATTGTCACCAGTGGCAGCGATCGCTATGCTATTCCCCAAGCAAGTATCCAAGAGCTAGTACGCCTAGAAGCACAGGCAGTTAATCAGATTGAGATGTTTTACGATGTACCTGTGTATCGCTTGCGGGACACTCTTGTACCATTAGTTTATTTAAATCAAGTATTACAAATACCCAATAGTGTTTCCAAATTGGAAATGTTCAGTCTAGTAATTGTGCAAGTTGATAACTATCAATTCGGATTAGTTGTGGACACAATTGAAGACATCCAAGACATTATGGTTAAACCTTTAGGGAAACAGTTAAAGGCGCAATCTTTATTTGCCGGAGCAACTATTCTAGGGGATGGCACAGTTACATTAATTATTGATGTTGTTGTTCTGGCGAACCGTTCTGGTGTAACCGCAAAACAAAAGCAGCAGTTATTGATTGAAAACGCCATAAAAGACCAAGATCAAATTATCGCTCGTCAAACAATACTATTGTTTGAGGGGCCCGAAGGCGCTCGTATGGGCATTCCATTGACTATTGCCTTTCGGCTTGAAGAAATTCTTTGCTCTGCGGTAGAGAAAGCAGGTAATCAGGATGTAGTACAATCCTACGGGAAAATTTTGCCGTTAATTGACCTGAACAAAGTGTTTTTCCGTAGTTATGAAAATGACCTCCACGAGCGGACTAAGGCAACTGTTGCAGAGACTCTCCAGATAGTGATTGTCTCACCCTCCTCAGAACTCAGTGTTGGGCTAGTGGTTGAGCGGATTCTTGACATTGTAGAAGAACCACTGACAATTACAGGTGTCTCTAGTAGACCAGGTGTGCTTTTGTGCGCTGTATTTCAGGGTCAAATTACAGAAATCCTTGACATTGAGGCTGTAATTCGCATTGCTAACCCTCATTTGCTGCAATTGATTACTAATGGCTGA
- a CDS encoding chemotaxis protein CheW has translation MAEQQICTFFLKGVYFGINVLHVQEVIRPQAITRIPLAPPDICGLINLRGQIITVIDLQRRLEMSEQQTQSNIKLVDESQGFNIIVSFEDEVVSLLVDNVGDVLEFPQNTFQLPPTTLKGKMRWMLAGAYPLLDGFLLVLDAEKILNVNLINHVTE, from the coding sequence ATGGCTGAACAACAAATTTGTACATTTTTTCTCAAAGGAGTTTATTTTGGTATTAACGTGCTACACGTTCAAGAAGTGATTCGCCCACAAGCAATAACTCGTATACCTTTAGCCCCACCAGATATCTGTGGTTTAATTAATTTACGTGGACAAATTATTACTGTAATCGATTTGCAACGCCGATTAGAGATGAGCGAACAACAGACACAATCAAATATAAAACTTGTAGATGAGTCACAGGGATTTAATATTATTGTAAGTTTTGAGGATGAAGTAGTCAGTCTGCTCGTCGATAATGTTGGTGATGTCTTAGAGTTTCCACAGAACACGTTTCAACTTCCACCTACAACCTTAAAAGGTAAAATGCGTTGGATGCTAGCAGGGGCTTACCCTCTCCTAGATGGATTTCTGCTAGTTTTAGATGCCGAAAAAATTCTAAATGTTAATTTGATAAATCACGTTACCGAGTAA